GGCCGACGCCGAATCGGGAGCCGACGAGCCGGCGGCCGACGAGACGGCCCAGGCTGCGGCGACCGGGGATGAACCGGCGACCGACGACGAGGAGTCGCCGGCCTTCGAGACCGTGGACGTCTCGCCCGCCGGCTCGGACCGGGGGATGGGCGTGCTCTCGGCCTCAGAGGGCCTGACCATCAGCGAGGACCCCGACGACACGCGGCTCCGGGCCTACGTCACCGTCGAGAACCGCGCGAGCGTCCGGATCGGGAAGTATTTGCTCGTACCCTATCCGGACGGCGAACGTCTCTTCTGCCGGATCACCGCGCTGGAGTACGCCCAGGAGTTTCGCACCGACGACGCGACGGAGATCCACGCCCGGCGCGCGATGCGCTCGCGGGGGATCGACGAGCAGGACTTCAAGTTCATGGCGACGCTGGAACCCGTCGCTGTACTCTTCGAACAGGACGGGGAACTGAAACGCCGGATGACCGACCGGGTGCCAAAACCGGAGACGGTCGTCCGCGCCGCCACGGACAAATCGGAGATCAAGACCGGCCTGAAGATCCCCGAGGACGGGGTCTTCCTGGGCCACCTGGCCGTCGGTGGCGAGCGCGTCGAGACCGCGGCGGAGCCGCCGACCATCGACTACCGGCTCAAGGACGACTACGAGGCCGGCGACCCGCTGGTCTTCCGGCACACCCTGATCGCCGGCGGGACCGGGTCGGGGAAGACCCACGGTTCGAAGAACGTCCTGCGCCAGTACCTCGACGACGACCGGACGTACCCCGTCGGCGACGGCGCCGACCGCGAGGTCCAGACCGCCGTCGTGCAGTTCGACCCGCAAGACGAGTACGCCCAGATGCACGACGACAACCCCGAACTGGATCAGGACGACCGCCGCCGGCTCGAACGCGAGGGGGTCGCATTCGGCGGGCACGACGACACCGTCGCCTTCGTCCCGAAGGTCGGCGGGGCGACCTACGCCGCCGACCACCACCGCGCCGAGCAGGTCGAGTTCACCATCCCCTTCTCGATGGTCCGGGGCAACCCCTGGCTGGTCTCCGGCGGCGGCCTCAACGACAACCAGTACTCCGCGCTGCGATACCTCCTGAGCCGTTTCTTCGACAATCACGGCTCCGCGGGGACCTACGAGCAGTTCGTCTCCTTCCTCGACGACCCGGCGCTGAAGGAGGAACTCGACGAGAGCGGCCGGGTCCACGAGGCGACCTTCGACGCCGTCCGCCGACGAGTAAGAGGGTTCGGCGACGTGTTCGACCAGGACGCGCGCCCGATCACCGACCTCGTGAGCGACTTCGTCCGCCCCGGCGGGCTGACGGTGGTCCCGACCTACCACGTCAACGACCGCCGGGCGACCGAGACCGTGGTGCTCGCGCTGTCGAGCCTGCTGGTCGACGAGAAGCTCTCGAACGACCCGCGCTACGACCGGATCAAGGAGACGCCCCTCGTCGTCGGGATGGACGAGGCCCACAACTTCCTCACCGACGCCGACAGCGTCCAGGCGCGGAAGGTCATCGGAAAGTTCACCGAGGCCGCCAAACAGGGCCGCAAGGAACGGCTGGGCCTCTTTCTCATCACGCAGGACCCCCAGGACATCGCCGAACCGGTCTTCAAACAGATCAACACGACCATCGTCCTCAACCTCGGCGACGAGGACGCCATCAAGGCGGTCAACATCCCCTCGAACCTCGAAGCGAAGGTGCCCTACATGGAGAAGGGCCAGATGGTCGTCTACTCGCCGGACAACTCCGAGTCGGTCGAGCTGATCGGTCTCCCGGTCTGCGTGACCAAACACGGCCGGGACTGAGTCGGTCCGCCGTCGCCGCTCCTCGGCGCGAACTTTCAAATCCCATGAGTGAGTATTGGTACCATGGGAAAGCGTATCCTGGTACCGGTCGACGGTTCGGAGCAGTCCCGTGAGGCCTGTGACTTCGCCATGCGTGAGTACCCGGACGGCGAGTTCGTCCTGTTGCACGTGATCAACCCGACGGAGGCGGGCTACAGCGCGGGCGCGACGCTTCCGAGCTTTTCGGAGGAGTGGTTCGAGCGGGCAAAGGCCGACGCCGAGTCGCTGCTCGAAGAACTCGCGGATCGCGACTCGGCGTCGGAGTCGCGGATCTCGTCGGAGACGGTCGTCGGCAAACCCTCCCGGGCCATCGTCGAGTACGCCGCGGAGAACGACGTGGACCTGATCGTGATGGGGAGCCACGGTCGCTCGGGCGTCACGCGCATCCTGCTGGGCAGCGTGGCCGAGAACGTCGTCCGGAACGCCACGGTGCCGGTGACCGTCGCGCGGTGACTGTCGCGGGGGGAAGGGTGGCGACCATCGTGCGGTGTGGAGTTATCGTACCGCACGCGAGCGAGCCGAAGGCTCGCGAGCGCGCGGAACGCCGGCGAGCGACTACGCGCGGCGGAGCCGCGCACTGGAGCGAGCGGCGATTTTTGTACTAAATTTTTGCCCGACCCTTCGAGCGGCCGGCGACTTTCGCCGCCCGCTCGTCGGGAGGTGGAAAAATTTAGAAGATGTTCGCCTGCTGGTAGACCGAGATGCCGTCGCCGGTGATCTCGTAGGGTTTGGTCTCCCGGGAGTGGTTGGCGTTCCGGATCTTCTGGATCTCGACGGCCATCCGTGTCTCGCGGGTCTCCTGGCGGACGTACCGGAGGTGGACGACGGCGTCGGTGAGGTACTCGATGATGCCGTGCCGGGAGGCGTAGGTGCTCGACTCGCTGGCCTCGGAGGTGAGCATCGTCGTCACGCCGGCTTTCTTCAGCGAGCGGGTGAAGTCGAACACCTGCGTCCGCCGCCTGGCCTGGTTGTCGTACATCATCTCGAGCAGCGACACGGAGTCGAGCACGAGGCGATCGGCGCCGAAGTCCCTGATTAGCTCCGGGAGTTCCGCCTGGATGTTCTGGAGGCTGTTTGCCATCTCCACCGGATCCAGGTCGACGATGGCGAGTTCGTCCTCCTCCTCGTAGCGCTCGAAGTCCCAGTCGCGCTCGTCTGCGGTGGCCATGATCGCGTCGTGGCTCTGTTCGAGCGTGATGAAGACCGCCTTCTCGGTGTCCTCCTGCTGCAGCCCGTGGTGGAGGAACTGCAGGCCGAAGGTGGTCTTGCCGGTCCCGGCCGAGCCGATGGTGACGATGAGGTGACGGCGCGGGATGCCGCCCTGGATCATGTCGTCGAGGCCCTCGATGCCCAGATCCAGCCGGGGGATCTCGGACTCGAAGTCCTCGTCGTCGAACTCGTCGCCGCCACCGCTGCCGCCCGCCGACCCGAACGCGGACGCGAAGTCGTCGTCGAAGAGCTCGCCGCCCTCGCCGCCGTCGCCCCCGTCGCTGTCACCGCCGAACGGACTGCCCTCGTCCCCGCCGGCGTCGAAGGGGCTCTCATCGTCTCCCCCGGCGTCGAACGGACTGCCTTCGTCTCCGTCGGCGTCGAAGGGACTGCTCCCGTCGCCGCCGAAGGGATCGTCGTCCTCCGCGTCGCCCTCGCCGAAGCCGCTGGCCGCGTCGCCCTCGCCGAACACTCCGTCCTCGGCGTCGAACGCCCCGTCGCCGTTCGCGTCGTCGGACTCGTCGCCGACGGCGTCGGATCTTGCGGAGTCGGTGTCCGCTGCATCGTCGGCGTCAGCGGTCTCGTCGTCGGTGACTGCCTCCTCGGCAGCGTCGTCCCCGTCGGTAGCGTCGTTCTCGTCGGTAGTTTCGTCAGCGTCGGCAGCGTCGTCGCCCGCGGTGGCGCTCTCGAACCAGTCGTCGTCCTCACTCATCGGGGACCCTCGTTGACGACCGGGTGATCATACCGGTCTCTCGGTTCGCTGATTGATTAAAGTTGTCCGGTGTTCACGTCCCGATACGGTCGGCCCCGGGCGGTCGCGTCCCGCCCGGTTTATGGTGGCCCGGGGTCAACCCCCGGGCAGATGAACGTCGGGATCGTCGCCCAGCGGGAGAACCCGCGCGCCGCCGCGCTGGCCAGCGACGTCCGCACGCACCTCGAGGGGAGCGGCGTCGGGACCGTCGTCGACGAGACCACCGCCGAGACCCTCGACGCCGACGTCGACGGCGTCGCCGTCGCGGCGATGGACGACTGCGACCTCGTGATCAGCATCGGCGGCGACGGGACCTTCCTCTTCGCCGCCCGCGGTGCGGGGACGACCCCGATACTCGGCGTCAACCTCGGCGAGGTCGGCTTTCTGAACGCAGTCTCGCCCGAAGACGCCGTCGAGACGGTCGCCGACGTCGTCGCGGAGTTCCGCGCGGACGGAGCGCCGACGCTCCGGTCGATGGACCGGATTCGGGTCCGCGGCGACGGCCTGACGATCCCACCCGCGATCAACGAGATCGCCGTCCTGGGTCCCCAGCGGGGCCACGGCCAGGGAGTCGATCTCACCGTCGCGGTCGACGGGGCGACCTACACCGCGGGCCACGCCGACGGGGTCCTCATCGCGACGCCGACCGGGAGCACCGCCTACAACCTCAGCGAGGGCGGTCCGGTCGTCCACCCGGACGTGGGGGGACTGATCGTCACGGAGATGGCGGGCGATCCGGGGATGCCGCCGCTCGTGGTCGGGGCGGACAGCGAGGTCACGGTGACCGTGAGCGGGAGCGACCGGGCGGTCGTCGTCGGGGACGGGCGGACGAGCGAGACGGTTGCACCGCCGGCGACGGTGACGCTCTCACCGGCCGACGAACCGGTCCGCGTCGCGGGGCCGCCGCTGGACTTCTTCGCGGGCCTCGAGAAACTGGACTGAACTTACTTGCGCGCGCTGACGTACACCATCGGGGCCAGCACCAGCAGCGCGATGCCGAGGAACTTCCAGTGGGGCTCCTCGAGCATGCTCTGGGGCGTCAGCATGAAGATGAGGCCGAAACTCAAAAACTGGACGGCGTAAACACGTAGGGACCGCAGCGGCAGGGCCCCGACGAGGGACAGGACGAAGACCAGCAAAAGCGCCTGCCCGACGTTGTACTGGAGCAGGAAGTTGTCGATCACCTGGAGCGGTAGCGCGAGCATCCTTGACTGACACTGACCCTGAAGCGGCCTAAAAACTTCCGTTACTCGGCCGGACCCGTCAGATCGAGCGGGCGCACCCAGACGTACCAGATGGCGATCATGACGCCGAAGTAGCCGACGACCCACACCAGACTGCCGAGCGTGGGGTAGCCGGCCCGGCCGAGCCCGTAGTTCGCGAGTCCGGGGAGGACGACGCCGGCGCTCAGCGCCAGCGCGATCTTGGTTCGGTCCGAGAGGCCCGTCGCGGCGTCTGTCTCGTGGCCGCTCATAGGGGACCCGTGGGCGTCGACCGGCGTGAAAGGTTCGATCCCGGACTCCCGGTGTCAACTCGCGGGCAAGATATAACCCGTGGCTCTCCGAACTGGGGCTATGGCCCAGGATCGGGCGACGGTGCTCGTGGTCGACGACGAGACGGAGGTCGCCGACGTGTACGCGCTGAAACTCGAACGCGAGTACGACGTCCGCACCGCCTACGGAGGCCGCGAGGCCCTCGAAACGGTCGACGAGGACGTCGACATCGTCCTGCTCGATCGCCGGATGCCCGAAGTCTCGGGCGACGAGGTCCTCGAGACGATCCGCGACCGGGGACTCGACTGTCGCGTCGTCATGATCACGGCGGTCGACCCCGACTTCGACATCATCGCGATGCCCTTCGACGACTACCTCTGTAAACCGGTCCAGAGCGACGACCTGCTCGAGGCGATCGAGCAACAGCTCGCCGCCAGCGACCTCGACGAGCGCCTCACCGAGTTCTACGAGGTCACGGCCAAACTGGCCCTGCTCGAAGCCGAGAAGACCCCGCGGGAGCTCGACGGGCACGAGGAGGTCGCCGCGCTCCGGGAGCGCGCCGCCGAACTGGAGGCCGAGATGGACGCATCGCTCGAGGACTTCGCCGACTTCGAGATGGCCTTTCGCGAGATCGGTCGACAGCCCGGTCGGTGATCGTCGGTCACAGAAGAAGCCGGGATGCCGCCTGAGGAACGGCATCGCGGCAAGCTGGCACGTGGTGCTTGCGGGACGGCTGGTAAGGGGACGTGGGCGCGTCCCCCGCCGGTGAGAATCGGAAGCGATGAACCACCCACCCACCGGCGAGACATTATATCAAGCGATACTGGATTAAATTTAACCCGGTGATACTCGGTGGTTTAAATGGTGGTTGGTTTCGACTCAGGCCTCGACGTCGCGCCGGCAGACGAGGACGGACCGGTCTGCGTCGAGCAGGACGCTCTGGGTGACGCTCCCGAACAGGACCTTCCCCGTGGGGGAGCGCTTGCGCCCGCCGATGCAGATCAGGTCCGCGTCCATCTCGGCGGCGGCTTCGAGGATGGCGTCGGCCGGTTCGCCGGATTGCTCGTCGAGGGTCACCTCGTAGCCGGCGTCCTCGAGGCGCGACTCGACGCGCCGGGCCGACTGCAACTGTGTGATCGACGCGCCCGACGGGTTCTCGGTGAAGGAGTGCAGGACCGTCACCGCGACCTCGTCGGGCCCGCCCGGCAGGTCCTCGATGGCTCGTGCCTGCCGCAGTGCGCGGTCGGCGTCGGTGTCGATCGGCATCAGTATCTCGTACATACCCATTCAGTCGAACAGCAGCCTGTTAAATAACAGTGCCAAGTATCAGTAATTGAGAATAGGTGGGGGCGTTCACTATCAGCGTTCGAACGCGGTCCGGGTGGCAGTTACCGAATGCAACCGGGTAGCGAAACGTAACTATAAATCCGTGGCCGTCCTGTGGGGACGTATGGACGACGAACCGGTGGAGATCTGGTGTGCCGGCGAACAGTGGTGTGCCGTGACGGCGACGGCCGCGTTGATCGGCAAGAAGTGGCATCCGGTGATCGTCGACCGGCTGTTACAGGAGGGCGCCCGGGGATTCAACGCCCTGCAGGACGCGGTCGACGGGGTGTCGAGCAAGGTGCTCTCGGACAGTCTGGACGACCTCGAGGACCGCGGGATCGTCACGCGAACCGTCGTCAGCGAGAAACCGTTTCGCGTCGAGTACGCGCTGACCGAGCGCGGCACCGATCTGGCGCCGGTCATCGACGCGATGCGCGAGTGGGGTCGGGATCACCTCGTCCCCGCGCCGGACGAGGGCTCTCCGGCCTGACTACTCCTCGGCTTCCGGGGCGACGAGTCGGCCCCGGCCGTCCGCCTCGACCGCCTCGGCGACGGTCGGCTCCGTCTCCAGGGCGTCGAGTCGGTCCAGCACGGTACAGACGTCCTCGCCGTCCGTGCAGGGCGCGACGTAGGCCAGGTCCCCGTCGCGGTACTCGGCGAGGGTGACCCGCGGCAGGACGAGCGCGACGTAGTTCTCGTCGGTCACCGTCGAGGAGACCCGTCGCGTCTCGAAGAAGGAGTCGACGGAGCGATCGGTCTCCGCCGCCCAGTCGCGGAACGCTTCGACCCTGTTCAACACGTCCCGTCCCGCGTCGGTGCGGGCGGCGGCCGTCGACAGGCTGACCTGCCGCCCCCAGACGTCGAGGGAGAACTCGTCGACGTGCCCGCTCTCGACGAGTTCCTCGAGTCGTTCGATCACCGCCTCCTGCTGGCCCGGCCCGCCACGGGGCGTGAGCGATCGAACGTGGAGATCGACGGTCACCCGCTCCTGCTGTGTCTCTGTGGTCATCGTAATCGGGTGTGCATACCAATCAATACACTGAATGATAAAGATTTGGTGCGCTAGACAAAACCGCCTGACAGGAACGGTATGATCCGGTGTAATCGCCGGCTAATCACCGGCGGGAAACGGCCTCCGAGCGGTCGGTCTCGCGCCCCGAGCGGGAACCCGCGAACGCCGCTTCAGTTCGCAGTATCGCCCGCTGAAACGATCGCACGCCGTCGTCCGCCGCCCTCCGTCATCCCCGTCGGCGTGTCGGGAGCTCCGACCGCCGCGGTGCCGGGGACCCCGCCGGTTCGTGGGGTTCTATGTGGTATGGTAACTCTTAACACCTTGGCGGGCGACAGTTCAGACGGAGGGGGAAATCACGATGGCCAGAACACCCGTCGACGACGCCGACACCGAACCCGACGCGGCCGGCGAGCGCGCCGGATCGCTCGTGGCGCTCGAGGCGGCGGACGGCGTGCTCATCTACGACCGACACGAGCACCGCGCCTGGCTCCAGTCGGACGGGGCCGTGTCCGTGACGGACCTGCGGTAGCGGCCGGAGGGGGCGACCGATCGCGGCCGAGCAGCCGCGGCACTCTTCGTCTCGCACCTTTTTGCTCGCGGACGACGACGTGAGGGGTATGCCAGCACTCGCGACCTTCGGGGAGACCATGTTGCGTCTGTCCCCGCCGGGGGACGAGCCAGTCGAGACCGCGCGGACCTTCGAGGTCCACGCCGCCGGCGCGGAGAGCAACGTCGCCGTCGCGGCCCAGCGCCTCGGCGTCGAGTCGACGTGGCTCTCGAAACTCCCGGACACGCCGCCGGGCCGGCGCGTCCTCGGTGCCATCCGCCGCCACGGCGTCGATCCAGCCGTGGTCCTGACCGACGAGGGCCGACAGGGGACCTACTATCTGGAGCGGGCCGATCCCCCGCGCGGGCAGTCCGTCGTCTACGACCGCGAGGGAGCGGCCGTCCGGACCGCGACCGCCGCCGAACTCCCGACCGACCGGATCGAGCGCGCCGACGCCTTCCTGACCACGGGGATCACGCCCGCGCTCTCGGAGACGCTGGCGACGACCACCGCCGACCTGCTGGAACTGGCCCGCGAGGCGGACGCGACCACCGTCTTCGACCTGAACTACCGCTCGAAACTCTGGTCGCCCGGCCGGGCCCGCGAGACGGTGACCGATCTCCTCGAACTCGTCGACGTATTCGTCGTCGCCGACCGCGACGCCGAGACGGTCCTCGGTCTGTCCGGATCGCCCGAAGACACCGCGGAGCGACTGGCCGCCGAGTACGGCTTCGAGACGACCGTCGTGACCCGCGGCGAGGAGGGCGCGGTCGCCGTCCACGACGGCGAAACCTACGACCAGCCGGCGATTCCGGCCGGGGACGCCCACCCCATCGGCACCGGCGACGCCTTCGTCGGCGGTTTTCTCGCCCGTCGCCTCCAGGGCGGTTCCGTCCCCGACGCGCTGGCGGACGGCGCGGCGACGGCCGCGCTGAAACGCACCGTTCCCGGTGACGCCGCCGTCGTCACCCCCGAGGCCGTCGCGCGCGTCCGCGCCGGCGACGCCGAAGCCATCGACCGCTGAGCCGGTAACCAGGTGGTCCGCGACCCAGACTAATCGGAAATTAATTCAATTCTGAGTAACTAATTTACGCACCGGTCGGCTAGGGACGGTATGGCGACCACACGATATCATCCGACGGACTTCCTCTTCGACGACCTCGACGACTCGAGCGGCGGGACCCTGGAGGTACGGGACCTCGCGGAGGGCGGCACGTTCGCACGCGTCGACACGGCGGGCCCGGCGGAGGCGCGCGCGGCGGTCGCGGCCGCACAGAACGCGGAGCGGGCGATGCGCGAGACGACGCTGGTCGAACGCGCGGGCTGGTTCGAGACGATCGCGGACGAACTCGAGGCCCGCCGCGAGGAACTGGCGGACGTGATCGTCCGGGAGGCGGGCAAGCCGATCGCGAGCGCCAGGAACGAGGTCGCCGCGGCCGTCGAGCGGTTCCGTCGCGCCGTCGAGGTAGTTCACGGACTGCAGGGCGAATATCTCGAAGGGACGACCGCGGGCCACGAGGGCTGGGAGGCCATCGTCAAGCCCCAGCCGGTCGGGACGGTGCTCTGCCTGACGCCCTACAACTACCCGCTCGCGACGACGGCGCTCCAGGTCGCCCCGGCGCTGGCGGCGGGCAACAGCGTCGTCCTGAAACCGGCGACGAAGACGCCGGTGAGCGCGGCGATCCTGGCCGACTGCGTCGACGCCGTCGATCTGCCTGAGGGGGCGTTCAGCTACGTCCCCGGCGAGGCCAGCGAGATCGGCGACGTGCTCGCCGGCGACGACCGCCTCGACGCCATCGCCATGACCGGTTCGTCGGGCGCGGGCAAACGCGTCAGCGACGAGAGCGGGATGGTGACGCTGCACATGGAACTGGGCGGTAACGCCCCGGCGCTGGTCTTCCCCGACGCCGACCTCGACGACGCCGTCGGCCAGTGCGCGAAGGGCTCCTTCAAGTACGCCGGCCAGCGGTGCTCGGCCGTCTCGCGCGTGCTCGCCCACGAGTCGGTCCACGACGAGGTCGTGACCCGCCTCGACGACGCGATGGACGCGTGGACCGCCGGCGACCTCTTCGACGAGGACACGGCGCTTGGCCCCCTCATCGACGAGGATCAGGCCCTCCGCGTCGAGGAACTGGTCGCCGACGCCGTCGACGCGGGCGCGGAACTAGTTCGGGGTGGCGAGCGCGACGGCCAGTTCCACGAGCCGACCCTGCTCGCGAACGTGCCCCGCGAGGCCAGACTCGTCGAGGAAGAGCAGTTCGGCCCCGTCGCGGTCGTGGTCCCCTTCGCCGACGAGCGGGAGGCGCTCGAACTGGCGAACGCGGGCGATCTGGGCCTCGACGCGTCGGTGTTCACCGCCGACCACGACCGGGCGATGCGACTCGCCGACCGCATCGAGGCCGGCGCCGTCCGGATCAACGGCGCGCCCTCCCACGGCCTCGGCGACATGCCCTTCGGCGGGGTCAAGGACTCGGGTATCGGCCGCGAGGGCATCGGCTACACGGTCGACGCCTTCACCACGACCAAGACCGTCGTGCTCTGAGCGGCCACCCGGCACAGGACCTATGCGAGTGCGCCGAGAACGTTGACGGAACGTCGTCGTCGGCCGATCGCGACCACCGTCACTGTCGCCGGCGACTCAGTGGAGTGTCACCCCATGCGCAACGCCAAAATCGTCTGCACGATCGGGCCCGCCTCGGACTCGCGCGAGCGACTCCGCGAGCTGATCGAGGCGGGCATGGCCGTGGCGCGCCTCAACGCGAGCCACGGCACCCCCGAGGATCGAGCCGCGGTGATCGACCGCGTGCGGGAGGTGAGCGACGGCGTCGGCGCCCCGGTCCCGATCATGTACGACCTCGCGGGCCCGGAGATTCGCACCGCTCCCCTCGACGAACCCATCCGCGTCGAGACCGGGTCGACCGTCCGGTTCGTCACCGGCGAAACCGCCACGCCCGAGGAGATCGGACTCTCGGTCTCGATCGACGCCGCCGAGCCGGGCGACCGCGTCCTGCTCGACGACGGCCGCATCCAGACCATCGTGGAGGAGAGTGACGACGAGGCCGTAACCGCTCGCGTCGAGGACGGCGGCGACCTCACCGGCAACAAGGGCGTCAACGTGCCCGGCGTCGATCT
Above is a genomic segment from Halorientalis sp. LT38 containing:
- a CDS encoding winged helix-turn-helix transcriptional regulator; the protein is MDDEPVEIWCAGEQWCAVTATAALIGKKWHPVIVDRLLQEGARGFNALQDAVDGVSSKVLSDSLDDLEDRGIVTRTVVSEKPFRVEYALTERGTDLAPVIDAMREWGRDHLVPAPDEGSPA
- a CDS encoding response regulator, yielding MAQDRATVLVVDDETEVADVYALKLEREYDVRTAYGGREALETVDEDVDIVLLDRRMPEVSGDEVLETIRDRGLDCRVVMITAVDPDFDIIAMPFDDYLCKPVQSDDLLEAIEQQLAASDLDERLTEFYEVTAKLALLEAEKTPRELDGHEEVAALRERAAELEAEMDASLEDFADFEMAFREIGRQPGR
- a CDS encoding DUF7331 family protein, encoding MARTPVDDADTEPDAAGERAGSLVALEAADGVLIYDRHEHRAWLQSDGAVSVTDLR
- a CDS encoding aldehyde dehydrogenase family protein, which gives rise to MATTRYHPTDFLFDDLDDSSGGTLEVRDLAEGGTFARVDTAGPAEARAAVAAAQNAERAMRETTLVERAGWFETIADELEARREELADVIVREAGKPIASARNEVAAAVERFRRAVEVVHGLQGEYLEGTTAGHEGWEAIVKPQPVGTVLCLTPYNYPLATTALQVAPALAAGNSVVLKPATKTPVSAAILADCVDAVDLPEGAFSYVPGEASEIGDVLAGDDRLDAIAMTGSSGAGKRVSDESGMVTLHMELGGNAPALVFPDADLDDAVGQCAKGSFKYAGQRCSAVSRVLAHESVHDEVVTRLDDAMDAWTAGDLFDEDTALGPLIDEDQALRVEELVADAVDAGAELVRGGERDGQFHEPTLLANVPREARLVEEEQFGPVAVVVPFADEREALELANAGDLGLDASVFTADHDRAMRLADRIEAGAVRINGAPSHGLGDMPFGGVKDSGIGREGIGYTVDAFTTTKTVVL
- a CDS encoding ATP-binding protein; the protein is MSDLGDFTDFDGSADEGSADGDTGGTPGAEADAESGADEPAADETAQAAATGDEPATDDEESPAFETVDVSPAGSDRGMGVLSASEGLTISEDPDDTRLRAYVTVENRASVRIGKYLLVPYPDGERLFCRITALEYAQEFRTDDATEIHARRAMRSRGIDEQDFKFMATLEPVAVLFEQDGELKRRMTDRVPKPETVVRAATDKSEIKTGLKIPEDGVFLGHLAVGGERVETAAEPPTIDYRLKDDYEAGDPLVFRHTLIAGGTGSGKTHGSKNVLRQYLDDDRTYPVGDGADREVQTAVVQFDPQDEYAQMHDDNPELDQDDRRRLEREGVAFGGHDDTVAFVPKVGGATYAADHHRAEQVEFTIPFSMVRGNPWLVSGGGLNDNQYSALRYLLSRFFDNHGSAGTYEQFVSFLDDPALKEELDESGRVHEATFDAVRRRVRGFGDVFDQDARPITDLVSDFVRPGGLTVVPTYHVNDRRATETVVLALSSLLVDEKLSNDPRYDRIKETPLVVGMDEAHNFLTDADSVQARKVIGKFTEAAKQGRKERLGLFLITQDPQDIAEPVFKQINTTIVLNLGDEDAIKAVNIPSNLEAKVPYMEKGQMVVYSPDNSESVELIGLPVCVTKHGRD
- the kdgK1 gene encoding bifunctional 2-dehydro-3-deoxygluconokinase/2-dehydro-3-deoxygalactonokinase, with amino-acid sequence MPALATFGETMLRLSPPGDEPVETARTFEVHAAGAESNVAVAAQRLGVESTWLSKLPDTPPGRRVLGAIRRHGVDPAVVLTDEGRQGTYYLERADPPRGQSVVYDREGAAVRTATAAELPTDRIERADAFLTTGITPALSETLATTTADLLELAREADATTVFDLNYRSKLWSPGRARETVTDLLELVDVFVVADRDAETVLGLSGSPEDTAERLAAEYGFETTVVTRGEEGAVAVHDGETYDQPAIPAGDAHPIGTGDAFVGGFLARRLQGGSVPDALADGAATAALKRTVPGDAAVVTPEAVARVRAGDAEAIDR
- a CDS encoding universal stress protein — protein: MGKRILVPVDGSEQSREACDFAMREYPDGEFVLLHVINPTEAGYSAGATLPSFSEEWFERAKADAESLLEELADRDSASESRISSETVVGKPSRAIVEYAAENDVDLIVMGSHGRSGVTRILLGSVAENVVRNATVPVTVAR
- a CDS encoding universal stress protein, with the protein product MYEILMPIDTDADRALRQARAIEDLPGGPDEVAVTVLHSFTENPSGASITQLQSARRVESRLEDAGYEVTLDEQSGEPADAILEAAAEMDADLICIGGRKRSPTGKVLFGSVTQSVLLDADRSVLVCRRDVEA
- a CDS encoding KaiC domain-containing protein, which translates into the protein MSEDDDWFESATAGDDAADADETTDENDATDGDDAAEEAVTDDETADADDAADTDSARSDAVGDESDDANGDGAFDAEDGVFGEGDAASGFGEGDAEDDDPFGGDGSSPFDADGDEGSPFDAGGDDESPFDAGGDEGSPFGGDSDGGDGGEGGELFDDDFASAFGSAGGSGGGDEFDDEDFESEIPRLDLGIEGLDDMIQGGIPRRHLIVTIGSAGTGKTTFGLQFLHHGLQQEDTEKAVFITLEQSHDAIMATADERDWDFERYEEEDELAIVDLDPVEMANSLQNIQAELPELIRDFGADRLVLDSVSLLEMMYDNQARRRTQVFDFTRSLKKAGVTTMLTSEASESSTYASRHGIIEYLTDAVVHLRYVRQETRETRMAVEIQKIRNANHSRETKPYEITGDGISVYQQANIF
- a CDS encoding HTH domain-containing protein; the encoded protein is MTTETQQERVTVDLHVRSLTPRGGPGQQEAVIERLEELVESGHVDEFSLDVWGRQVSLSTAAARTDAGRDVLNRVEAFRDWAAETDRSVDSFFETRRVSSTVTDENYVALVLPRVTLAEYRDGDLAYVAPCTDGEDVCTVLDRLDALETEPTVAEAVEADGRGRLVAPEAEE
- a CDS encoding NAD(+)/NADH kinase, which gives rise to MNVGIVAQRENPRAAALASDVRTHLEGSGVGTVVDETTAETLDADVDGVAVAAMDDCDLVISIGGDGTFLFAARGAGTTPILGVNLGEVGFLNAVSPEDAVETVADVVAEFRADGAPTLRSMDRIRVRGDGLTIPPAINEIAVLGPQRGHGQGVDLTVAVDGATYTAGHADGVLIATPTGSTAYNLSEGGPVVHPDVGGLIVTEMAGDPGMPPLVVGADSEVTVTVSGSDRAVVVGDGRTSETVAPPATVTLSPADEPVRVAGPPLDFFAGLEKLD